The following are encoded in a window of Methanobrevibacter ruminantium M1 genomic DNA:
- a CDS encoding HEAT repeat domain-containing protein, with product MGLFGFLKKDKKEKSNKKFDEESNKDLDEAIEESTDMIKKDSDSSKDKSESDDSKSKESKDSKEKESKSKEPNDSKSKKSKNKESKDSKEKEPKKSKSRLFRRSKKSEDSIDFDSIKHLSKEDMQEAKEKRLKKDSRTKEEKLKDETFRQIAMNHSNRNNRLAAVMEIKSQDILEDVCLDHKDRFVRTIAASRITDPNILEEIAYNAKYTDVRQIAFDQLGQVENVFAEIAKYDKKGKNRFAAINEIDDELILMDIVINAKDKKVRIKALEKINNAEILAEILKNTNDKKITNLIVEKESFDNEEVLSRIAEDESYDKFIRSEAIKKLNPDNEIIREIAINDSNEHVRLIAIEKLEDEDDLNEIALNSEYSSSRLQAVKKINNQEILSQIALNDEDKFVRMETLSKIDDEKILFEVYNKDSDEFVRSEAIKYINSPLNLADIAINDDNLIVSKNALNKIFSLYEEGDFEEDLDELLGKIAIKSNKDEISELSIKSIEKEDVLEHIVNESKNTNTLLLAVDKIKSEDILKNISESNENSKIRVKSVSKIKDKDNLEDIALNGNYNDARVEAIVNVHNQEILSNLALNDEDSKVREAACRNLNGLNTLKEVLAKDTDEYVRKIAKKRYDLISK from the coding sequence ATGGGATTATTTGGTTTCTTAAAAAAGGATAAGAAGGAAAAATCAAATAAAAAATTTGATGAAGAATCTAATAAGGATTTAGATGAAGCTATAGAAGAATCAACTGATATGATTAAAAAAGATTCTGATTCTAGTAAAGATAAATCAGAATCAGATGATTCTAAATCTAAAGAGTCTAAGGATTCTAAAGAAAAAGAATCTAAATCTAAAGAGCCTAATGATTCTAAATCTAAAAAATCAAAAAATAAAGAATCAAAGGATTCTAAAGAAAAAGAACCTAAAAAGTCCAAATCCAGACTATTTAGACGTTCTAAAAAGTCTGAAGATAGCATCGACTTCGATTCCATAAAGCACTTAAGCAAAGAGGATATGCAAGAGGCTAAGGAAAAACGTCTAAAAAAGGATTCTAGAACCAAAGAAGAGAAACTCAAGGATGAAACCTTTAGGCAAATAGCAATGAACCATAGCAATAGAAATAACCGTCTTGCAGCAGTTATGGAAATAAAGTCCCAAGATATATTGGAGGATGTATGCCTTGACCATAAGGACAGATTTGTTAGAACCATTGCAGCTTCACGAATCACAGATCCGAATATCCTAGAAGAGATAGCCTATAATGCCAAATACACAGATGTTCGCCAAATCGCCTTTGATCAGTTAGGCCAAGTTGAAAATGTATTTGCAGAGATAGCAAAATATGATAAAAAAGGTAAAAACCGCTTTGCAGCAATAAATGAAATTGATGATGAACTTATATTAATGGATATTGTCATCAATGCCAAAGATAAAAAGGTAAGGATAAAGGCACTTGAAAAGATAAATAATGCTGAAATATTGGCTGAAATTCTAAAAAACACCAATGATAAAAAGATAACCAACCTAATCGTTGAAAAGGAAAGCTTTGATAATGAGGAAGTCCTCTCTAGAATAGCAGAGGATGAAAGCTATGACAAATTCATTAGAAGCGAAGCAATAAAGAAATTAAATCCAGATAATGAAATAATAAGGGAGATAGCAATCAATGATTCAAATGAACATGTCCGATTGATAGCTATTGAGAAATTAGAGGATGAAGATGATCTTAATGAAATAGCCTTAAATTCAGAATACTCATCATCTCGTTTGCAAGCTGTTAAAAAAATCAACAACCAAGAGATATTAAGTCAGATTGCCTTAAATGATGAGGATAAGTTTGTTAGAATGGAAACTTTAAGCAAGATAGATGATGAAAAAATACTATTTGAAGTGTATAATAAAGATTCAGATGAATTCGTTAGAAGCGAAGCAATCAAATACATCAATTCTCCTCTTAATTTAGCAGACATTGCAATAAATGATGACAATTTAATAGTATCTAAAAATGCTTTAAATAAAATCTTCAGTCTTTATGAGGAAGGTGATTTTGAAGAGGATCTGGATGAATTGCTTGGAAAAATAGCAATTAAATCAAATAAAGATGAGATATCTGAATTGTCAATCAAATCCATTGAAAAAGAGGATGTTCTAGAGCATATTGTAAACGAATCTAAAAACACTAATACTTTATTGCTTGCAGTTGACAAGATTAAATCTGAAGACATATTAAAGAATATCTCAGAGTCAAATGAAAATTCCAAAATCCGAGTCAAGTCCGTTAGCAAGATTAAAGACAAGGACAATTTAGAAGATATTGCTTTAAACGGCAATTATAATGATGCAAGAGTTGAAGCCATAGTAAATGTTCATAATCAGGAGATATTGTCTAACTTGGCCTTAAATGATGAAGATTCCAAGGTAAGGGAAGCTGCTTGTAGGAATCTTAATGGATTGAATACTTTAAAAGAGGTTTTAGCAAAAGACACAGATGAATACGTTCGTAAAATTGCTAAAAAGAGATATGATTTGATTAGTAAATAA
- the uvrA gene encoding excinuclease ABC subunit UvrA, translated as MMSSERKNIILKGGREHNLQNIDVSIPRDQFIVVTGLSGSGKSTLAFDTIYAEGQRRYVESLSAYARQFLGQMKKPEVDYIEGLSPAISIDQKTTKVNPRSTVGTITEIYDYLRLLYARIGIPHCPNCGKEVSHQTIGQITESIIEEGEGLKIHVLAPVIKDRKGEHKDILEDFRKNGFVRARIDGEIRGLDEEIELAKTFRHSIDLVVDRLVIREGTDFQRRLSDSVETACNFAEGIVTVMFNGRDSEGNETEYEKTYSEDFACTDCGISFQELTPRMFSFNAPQGACPECNGIGTKMEMNPDLIVPNKNLSLNEGAIVPWSKSNKKENYYYQMLQAVAEHFNFSMDTPFKDLSEEHQHILLYGSNEKVAFAFKRRNRSYRVNRKFEGVITRMERLYLETKSNYNRKYISKFMSDLKCPVCGGKRLRPEVLAVTVGDKSIIDVCDLSIKESYRFFQELELTERQMYIGKEILKEIKARLKFLVDVGLDYITMSRSSGTLSGGEAQRIRLATQIGSGLVGVLYILDEPSIGLHQRDNVKLIETLKHLRDIGNTLIVVEHDEETILSADYVIDIGPGAGEHGGKIIAEGSPEEIMESEESITGKYLSRREFIPIREDRRSGNGNFLTIKGARENNLKDIDVEIPLGLFTCITGVSGSGKSSLINQVLYKGLSTKINKKYMHPGKHDSIEGIENIDKIIRIDQTPIGRTPRSNPATYVGVFTPIRELFAETPEAKARGYKPGRFSFNVKGGRCESCFGDGIIQIEMHFLSDVYVPCEVCKGKRYNEETLDIRFKGKNIYEVLEMTVEEALEFFENIPRVARKLQTLYDVGLGYIKLGQPATTLSGGEAQRVKLAKELSKTSTGQTLYILDEPTTGLHFDDIKKLLNVLDRLTDAGNSVVVIEHNLDVIKTADYIIDLGPEGGDGGGEVIATGTPEEIAESGTYTGDFLKVVLNENRTALAKQLVEENSAK; from the coding sequence ATGATGAGTTCAGAAAGAAAAAACATCATATTAAAGGGTGGAAGAGAACATAACCTTCAAAATATTGATGTATCCATTCCACGTGATCAATTCATAGTAGTAACCGGATTAAGTGGCTCCGGCAAATCTACACTTGCTTTTGATACCATTTATGCTGAAGGACAGCGTAGATATGTAGAATCATTATCTGCTTATGCAAGACAATTTTTAGGACAGATGAAAAAGCCTGAAGTGGATTATATAGAAGGTCTCTCACCTGCAATATCCATAGACCAAAAGACTACAAAAGTAAATCCAAGATCAACTGTAGGAACAATTACTGAAATATACGACTACTTACGTTTATTATATGCAAGAATAGGAATTCCACACTGTCCAAACTGTGGAAAGGAAGTCTCTCATCAAACCATAGGTCAAATAACCGAATCCATAATAGAAGAAGGGGAAGGATTAAAGATTCATGTGCTAGCTCCAGTCATTAAAGACCGTAAGGGGGAGCATAAGGACATATTGGAAGACTTCAGAAAAAACGGATTTGTCAGAGCCCGAATAGACGGTGAAATCCGTGGGCTTGATGAGGAAATTGAGCTTGCAAAGACCTTCCGCCATAGCATAGATTTGGTTGTTGACCGCCTTGTAATAAGGGAAGGAACAGACTTCCAAAGAAGGTTGTCAGATTCTGTAGAAACAGCTTGTAATTTTGCAGAAGGCATAGTGACTGTCATGTTTAATGGAAGGGATAGTGAAGGAAATGAAACCGAGTACGAAAAAACATATTCTGAAGACTTTGCATGTACCGACTGTGGCATAAGTTTTCAAGAATTGACACCTAGGATGTTTTCATTCAATGCTCCGCAGGGAGCATGTCCTGAATGTAATGGTATTGGAACAAAGATGGAAATGAATCCAGACCTAATCGTTCCCAATAAAAATCTTTCATTGAATGAAGGAGCCATAGTTCCTTGGTCAAAGTCAAATAAGAAGGAAAACTACTATTACCAAATGTTACAGGCTGTAGCTGAACATTTCAACTTTAGCATGGACACACCTTTCAAGGACTTAAGCGAAGAGCATCAGCATATATTATTATATGGCTCAAATGAAAAGGTGGCATTTGCCTTTAAAAGAAGAAACAGATCATATAGGGTGAATCGTAAATTTGAAGGTGTTATCACAAGAATGGAAAGACTGTACCTTGAAACCAAATCTAATTATAACCGCAAATACATCTCTAAATTCATGAGTGACTTAAAATGTCCAGTCTGTGGAGGAAAGAGGCTTCGCCCTGAAGTATTGGCTGTAACTGTAGGGGACAAATCAATCATAGACGTATGTGATTTATCAATCAAGGAAAGCTATAGGTTCTTCCAGGAACTGGAGCTTACAGAAAGGCAGATGTATATTGGAAAAGAGATTCTAAAAGAGATTAAGGCCCGATTGAAGTTTTTAGTTGATGTGGGATTGGATTACATTACAATGTCAAGATCCTCTGGAACATTATCCGGAGGGGAAGCCCAAAGGATTCGCCTCGCTACACAGATAGGCTCAGGTCTGGTTGGGGTTCTATATATCCTAGATGAGCCAAGCATAGGCCTTCACCAGAGGGACAATGTAAAGCTTATTGAAACCTTAAAGCACCTAAGAGACATAGGAAATACCCTGATTGTTGTGGAGCACGATGAAGAAACCATATTATCTGCAGACTATGTCATTGACATAGGCCCAGGAGCTGGTGAGCATGGAGGAAAGATCATTGCAGAAGGCAGTCCTGAAGAGATTATGGAATCAGAAGAGTCCATTACAGGAAAATACCTATCTCGAAGGGAATTCATACCAATCAGAGAGGACAGACGTAGCGGAAACGGCAATTTCCTCACCATCAAAGGTGCAAGGGAAAACAACCTAAAGGATATTGATGTTGAGATTCCATTGGGACTATTCACTTGTATTACAGGAGTCAGCGGCTCTGGAAAAAGCAGCCTGATAAATCAGGTATTGTATAAGGGCCTTTCTACAAAGATAAATAAGAAATACATGCATCCTGGAAAGCATGATTCCATTGAAGGCATTGAAAACATTGATAAGATCATTAGAATTGACCAAACACCTATAGGCAGAACTCCACGTTCCAATCCTGCAACTTATGTAGGGGTATTCACTCCTATAAGGGAGCTTTTTGCTGAAACTCCTGAAGCCAAGGCAAGAGGATACAAACCTGGAAGATTCAGTTTCAATGTAAAGGGAGGAAGATGCGAGTCCTGTTTCGGTGATGGAATCATACAGATTGAGATGCATTTCCTATCTGACGTTTATGTTCCTTGTGAAGTCTGTAAAGGAAAGAGATATAATGAAGAAACCTTGGATATCCGATTTAAAGGCAAAAACATCTATGAAGTATTAGAAATGACTGTTGAAGAAGCTTTAGAGTTCTTTGAGAATATTCCAAGAGTGGCAAGAAAGTTGCAGACATTATATGATGTAGGATTAGGATATATAAAGCTTGGACAGCCTGCAACCACATTGTCAGGTGGTGAAGCACAAAGGGTAAAATTAGCTAAGGAGCTTTCCAAGACAAGCACAGGCCAAACATTATATATTTTGGATGAGCCTACTACAGGTCTTCACTTTGACGACATTAAGAAATTATTGAATGTTTTAGACAGATTGACTGATGCAGGCAATTCTGTTGTTGTTATTGAACACAACCTTGACGTTATTAAAACAGCGGATTATATTATTGATTTAGGTCCTGAAGGTGGAGATGGCGGCGGTGAAGTCATTGCAACTGGAACACCTGAAGAGATTGCTGAATCTGGAACATATACTGGTGATTTCTTAAAAGTAGTTTTAAATGAGAATAGAACTGCTCTTGCAAAGCAGTTAGTTGAAGAAAATAGTGCTAAATAG
- a CDS encoding zinc metalloprotease HtpX: protein MKGTWKLKLRLWLSMAVMFGLVYVLIMLAGNFLGYRGFYGFYAIAGLFVLFLQYIFGPKIVESSMGVHYLSESEAPELHQMVAELAQAANIPKPKVGISNTMVPNAFAYGRSKRSGHVCVTKGILGLLDHDELKAVLGHEISHIKHNDMAITTVVSAIPLICYYLGFSLIFSGGGGDNNNGGGALIGFLALIAYFLGQLIVLFISRVREYYADAGSVELGCQPEKLASALYKLVYGAARIPEQEIKDVEGTKAFFLTDISNARNEINDLSQLDFNRDGVISKEELDQLKNNNVKISGSNKIMEMLSTHPDMLKRIKRLADMN from the coding sequence ATGAAAGGGACATGGAAACTTAAATTACGATTATGGCTTTCTATGGCTGTCATGTTCGGTCTGGTTTATGTACTGATCATGCTTGCAGGAAATTTCCTAGGATACAGAGGATTCTACGGATTCTACGCAATTGCAGGACTATTTGTCCTATTCCTCCAATACATATTCGGTCCAAAGATTGTTGAAAGCTCTATGGGGGTTCATTACTTATCCGAAAGCGAAGCCCCTGAACTGCACCAAATGGTAGCGGAATTAGCTCAAGCGGCAAACATTCCAAAACCTAAGGTAGGCATTTCAAATACCATGGTGCCAAATGCATTTGCATATGGAAGATCCAAACGCAGCGGACATGTATGTGTAACCAAAGGAATATTAGGCCTTCTTGACCATGATGAGCTTAAGGCGGTCTTAGGCCATGAGATATCCCATATCAAACATAATGATATGGCCATTACAACTGTTGTTAGTGCCATACCATTAATCTGCTATTATTTAGGATTCTCTTTAATCTTCTCCGGAGGTGGAGGAGACAACAACAATGGCGGAGGAGCATTAATCGGCTTTTTAGCTTTGATTGCATACTTCCTAGGCCAATTGATTGTACTCTTTATCTCAAGAGTAAGGGAATATTATGCAGATGCTGGAAGCGTAGAGCTTGGATGCCAACCTGAAAAATTAGCTTCAGCTCTTTATAAGCTTGTTTATGGTGCTGCAAGGATTCCAGAGCAAGAAATCAAGGATGTTGAAGGAACCAAAGCATTTTTCTTAACTGATATCAGCAATGCAAGAAATGAAATCAATGACTTATCCCAGCTTGACTTCAATCGCGATGGAGTTATTAGCAAAGAAGAATTGGATCAGTTAAAAAACAATAATGTAAAGATTTCAGGTTCCAATAAGATTATGGAAATGCTCTCTACACATCCAGACATGCTTAAAAGAATAAAAAGATTAGCTGATATGAATTAA
- a CDS encoding replication factor C large subunit — MLWVDKYRPKTFKEVVGNNKQKKVIEDWLQSWQDGNPQKPLLLIGPAGTGKTTIAHIIANEFSEYIELNASDKRSQDVLMSTIGESATTKSLFGENKKLIIMDEVDGIHGTNDRGGTSALNKIIKNSKQPIVMMANDFYSNKLTTIKKNAQVIKMDKIRAPTINKFLRDVVLKNEGIEVDPDVLMKLSKRSSGDLRSAINTLQALVENGGELTEETLDTTGQKDNTATVIDTVTRVLKSTNAINVKRSLRENNEDPTLVMEYIAENIPREYEDNKEIKDAYEMISKADLFFGRARSSRNYGYWRYASDFMGPGVALSKKQTYKKFTRVTGPMAFTLMGRTRGQRALRDRIAAKMEEKMHVSLQVAYTIFPYFEIMFEDDVTAWQISDFLELEEDEIKRFRKKKIPKKVITAMEKVKAEMREEEKEEWRNSIKKGIFANVPSEADLADNNLNKNLIDEDYIEDITIKEDLNNISDDELDEIANEFSLKPSKSRLDKGKNDADNEEKKDKDEDKKEKTEEKLEKGQTTLFSF, encoded by the coding sequence ATGTTATGGGTAGATAAATACCGGCCAAAGACTTTTAAGGAAGTTGTCGGTAACAACAAACAAAAGAAGGTCATAGAGGACTGGCTTCAATCATGGCAGGATGGAAATCCGCAAAAGCCCTTATTATTGATAGGACCTGCTGGAACCGGAAAGACCACTATAGCACATATCATAGCCAATGAGTTCAGCGAATACATAGAGTTGAATGCAAGTGACAAGCGTTCTCAGGATGTCCTTATGAGCACAATAGGAGAATCAGCCACTACCAAATCCCTATTTGGTGAAAACAAGAAACTGATTATAATGGATGAGGTGGATGGTATCCACGGAACCAATGACAGAGGCGGAACCAGCGCTTTAAATAAGATCATTAAAAACAGCAAACAGCCTATTGTAATGATGGCAAATGATTTCTATAGCAATAAGTTAACTACAATCAAGAAGAATGCACAAGTCATCAAGATGGACAAGATCAGGGCACCTACAATCAATAAGTTCCTTCGTGATGTTGTCCTTAAAAATGAAGGAATCGAAGTGGACCCTGATGTGCTTATGAAGCTTTCAAAACGCTCCAGCGGAGACTTGCGTTCTGCAATCAATACCTTGCAGGCATTGGTTGAAAACGGAGGGGAATTGACAGAAGAAACCCTTGATACAACCGGCCAGAAGGACAATACAGCTACAGTAATAGACACTGTTACAAGAGTCCTAAAAAGCACAAATGCAATCAATGTAAAAAGGTCCCTAAGGGAAAACAACGAAGATCCTACATTGGTTATGGAATATATTGCAGAAAACATTCCAAGGGAATATGAAGATAACAAGGAAATCAAGGATGCCTATGAAATGATAAGCAAGGCAGACCTATTCTTTGGAAGGGCCAGAAGCAGTAGAAACTATGGCTATTGGAGATATGCTTCAGACTTTATGGGTCCAGGTGTTGCCTTATCCAAAAAGCAGACCTATAAAAAATTCACTAGGGTAACAGGCCCTATGGCATTTACATTGATGGGCAGAACCCGTGGACAAAGGGCATTAAGGGATAGGATTGCAGCTAAAATGGAAGAGAAAATGCATGTTTCATTACAGGTCGCCTATACCATTTTCCCATACTTTGAAATAATGTTTGAAGATGACGTAACCGCTTGGCAGATATCAGACTTTTTAGAACTTGAAGAGGATGAAATTAAAAGATTCAGAAAGAAAAAGATACCTAAAAAGGTCATAACTGCTATGGAAAAAGTCAAAGCGGAAATGAGAGAAGAAGAAAAAGAAGAGTGGCGTAACAGCATTAAAAAAGGTATATTCGCCAATGTTCCATCTGAAGCAGATTTAGCAGACAATAATCTTAATAAGAACTTGATTGATGAGGATTATATTGAAGATATAACAATTAAGGAAGATTTAAATAATATTTCAGATGATGAATTGGATGAAATAGCAAATGAATTTTCCTTAAAGCCTTCCAAATCAAGATTGGATAAAGGAAAAAATGATGCTGATAATGAGGAGAAAAAAGATAAAGATGAAGATAAAAAGGAAAAGACAGAGGAAAAACTAGAAAAAGGTCAGACTACTTTATTTAGTTTTTAA
- a CDS encoding replication factor C small subunit, producing the protein MLGPWVEKYRPQTLDDIVGQKHIVESLKKYVDQGSMPNLMFTGPAGVGKTTSALALVKAILGDYWRQNFLELNASDARGIETVRTNIKNFCRLKPVGAPFRIIFLDEVDNMTKDAQHALRREMEMYTKTCSFILSCNYSSKIIDPIQSRCAIFRFAPIKAEEIADRLKYIAEAEGCEYEEKAIETIVLFGEGDMRKSVNMLQSAASTGNITEDHVYEVVTKARPQEIKEMVDAALRGKFMESRNILRDVMILQGTSGEDMVNQIYQDVAGRVMDGKMSGEVYMELIGAIADTDFRIREGANPRIQLEALLAKFL; encoded by the coding sequence ATGTTAGGACCTTGGGTAGAAAAGTATAGACCGCAAACTTTAGACGACATTGTAGGACAAAAGCATATCGTAGAAAGCCTAAAGAAATACGTAGATCAAGGAAGCATGCCAAACTTAATGTTTACAGGTCCTGCAGGTGTAGGTAAGACCACTTCAGCACTTGCACTTGTAAAGGCAATCTTAGGGGACTATTGGAGACAAAACTTCTTAGAGCTTAACGCATCTGATGCAAGGGGAATCGAAACAGTAAGAACAAACATTAAGAATTTCTGTCGATTGAAACCTGTAGGGGCTCCATTTAGAATCATCTTCTTAGACGAAGTGGACAATATGACAAAGGACGCTCAGCATGCGTTAAGACGTGAAATGGAAATGTATACCAAGACCTGCTCATTCATACTTTCCTGTAACTATTCTTCAAAAATCATTGACCCAATTCAATCCAGATGTGCAATATTCCGCTTTGCACCAATAAAGGCTGAAGAGATTGCAGACAGATTAAAATACATTGCAGAGGCTGAAGGATGCGAATACGAAGAAAAGGCCATAGAAACCATAGTCCTATTCGGCGAAGGGGATATGCGTAAGTCTGTAAATATGCTTCAGTCTGCAGCCTCCACTGGAAACATAACCGAAGACCATGTTTATGAGGTTGTAACTAAGGCAAGACCTCAAGAGATTAAGGAAATGGTCGATGCGGCCTTAAGAGGCAAGTTCATGGAATCCCGTAATATTTTAAGGGATGTTATGATTCTTCAGGGCACAAGCGGAGAGGATATGGTAAACCAGATCTATCAGGATGTTGCAGGCAGAGTCATGGATGGAAAGATGAGCGGTGAAGTCTATATGGAATTGATTGGGGCAATTGCAGACACTGACTTTAGAATCAGGGAAGGAGCAAACCCAAGAATCCAATTGGAAGCTTTACTTGCTAAGTTTTTATAA
- a CDS encoding zinc-ribbon domain-containing protein: protein MICPKCNTVNDDNEKFCKNCGLQLNTTRICPNCNTANKPNSKFCHKCGTTLSPVDTFKKGIIEENTSNSFFSTYKIPIICALVILLAIGAVTGVAIFGGDGNNGINSIIPLANDTYDDTNLNNYGVNHDNVSQTQSDNFTENQTDNLTDNQTVNQTVENKTKTATVQNQTDNNKTSNNDTNKTKVYSEKTNTTNSSAKVNTEKTNATNSSAKTYTEKTNTTNSSDKVYSEKTNSTNNSKVYTEKTNKTSDDNKKNDTSIDLKTDDNLTSIDSKINNTDDDNNSVIVIDNKQNDSDLNDSDDLNKNGLNDSDDLNKNDDLNDSDDLNNNSDSGKDTDNTLNDTTDDNKGDDTISDTIEMTDVPNLAQEAANNNYRFSSISYKGNVFTQAQCIDIFSEYILNVNNGVFSPIKINSVSSASSPSGEDQSQSISQSDYISIANRVHSWIDSNNQVPNYVGVSVKGQADLSPNKMLELFGQVVLNYAVTGDMPQSVDI from the coding sequence ATGATATGTCCAAAATGTAATACAGTAAACGATGATAATGAAAAATTTTGTAAAAATTGTGGTTTGCAGCTGAATACAACTAGAATATGTCCTAATTGTAACACTGCAAATAAGCCAAATTCCAAATTTTGTCATAAGTGTGGTACTACCTTAAGCCCTGTAGATACATTTAAAAAAGGAATTATAGAAGAAAATACAAGCAATTCTTTCTTTAGTACATACAAGATACCTATAATCTGCGCTTTAGTTATTTTACTGGCTATCGGCGCTGTTACAGGAGTGGCTATTTTCGGTGGTGACGGCAATAATGGGATCAATTCAATAATCCCTTTGGCAAATGACACATATGACGATACAAACTTAAATAATTATGGCGTAAATCATGACAATGTAAGCCAAACTCAAAGTGATAACTTTACAGAAAACCAGACTGACAACCTAACAGACAATCAGACTGTCAATCAGACTGTTGAAAATAAAACAAAAACTGCAACTGTTCAAAATCAGACAGACAATAATAAAACAAGCAATAACGATACAAATAAAACAAAAGTCTATTCTGAAAAGACTAACACTACAAACAGTTCAGCAAAAGTCAACACTGAAAAGACAAATGCAACTAACAGTTCAGCTAAGACATATACTGAAAAGACTAACACTACAAACAGTTCAGACAAAGTCTACAGTGAAAAGACAAATTCAACAAACAATAGTAAAGTTTACACTGAAAAGACCAATAAAACCAGTGATGATAATAAAAAGAACGATACTTCAATTGATTTGAAAACTGATGATAACCTAACTTCAATTGACAGTAAGATAAATAATACAGATGATGATAATAATTCTGTGATTGTAATAGATAATAAGCAAAATGATTCTGATTTAAATGATTCTGATGACTTAAACAAGAATGGCTTAAACGATTCAGATGATTTAAACAAGAATGATGACTTAAATGATTCTGATGACTTAAACAATAATTCAGATTCAGGAAAAGATACAGACAATACATTAAATGACACAACTGATGATAATAAAGGAGATGATACTATTTCTGACACAATAGAAATGACAGATGTTCCAAATCTTGCTCAAGAAGCTGCAAATAATAATTACCGCTTCTCTTCTATAAGTTATAAAGGAAATGTATTTACACAAGCACAATGCATTGACATTTTCAGTGAATATATATTGAATGTCAACAATGGCGTATTCTCTCCAATTAAGATTAATTCTGTCAGTTCTGCATCTAGTCCATCTGGAGAAGACCAAAGTCAGTCTATTTCCCAATCTGACTATATCAGCATTGCAAACAGAGTCCACTCATGGATTGACAGCAATAATCAAGTTCCTAATTATGTTGGAGTGAGCGTAAAAGGTCAAGCGGATCTTTCTCCAAATAAGATGCTTGAATTGTTCGGCCAAGTTGTCTTAAACTATGCAGTTACAGGAGACATGCCACAATCTGTTGATATCTAA
- a CDS encoding ImmA/IrrE family metallo-endopeptidase produces the protein MRDRIKLNSFAVELRRDWELNPYSPIDLFSIVLSKLPDLTIIFYPMSENTSGMCIKNINLFNEKELEEECDSDDMVVCINSNMSKGRQRFTLAHELYHLLFEEDKEDIIICEDSNKDDSEIEANIFASYLIMPYEGLERYYKTNNIGKWTLEDTIRAEQFFQMSHHATLFRLKEQEFITKEECINFRKVFIGYEARINGFSDDLYVQSEESKKYYSLGKYIRSVEKAFSNKRISSGKRDELLLDAFRSDLTFNFNDGL, from the coding sequence ATGAGAGATAGAATAAAACTAAATTCATTTGCTGTCGAATTGAGAAGAGATTGGGAGTTGAACCCATACAGTCCAATAGACCTATTCTCTATTGTATTATCCAAATTACCCGATTTAACAATCATTTTTTATCCAATGTCTGAAAATACAAGCGGCATGTGCATAAAAAATATTAATCTTTTCAATGAAAAGGAATTAGAAGAAGAATGTGATTCCGATGACATGGTTGTATGCATAAATTCAAACATGTCTAAGGGAAGGCAAAGATTCACCTTAGCACATGAATTATACCATCTTTTATTTGAAGAGGATAAGGAGGACATAATTATCTGTGAAGATTCAAATAAGGATGACTCTGAAATAGAAGCTAATATATTTGCTTCTTATTTAATAATGCCTTATGAGGGGTTAGAGCGTTATTATAAAACAAATAATATTGGCAAATGGACCTTGGAGGATACCATTCGTGCAGAACAGTTCTTCCAGATGAGCCACCATGCAACGTTATTTAGATTAAAAGAACAGGAATTCATTACAAAAGAAGAATGCATAAATTTTAGGAAAGTTTTTATAGGTTATGAAGCCAGAATCAATGGATTCAGCGATGATCTATATGTTCAATCCGAGGAATCTAAAAAGTACTATTCATTAGGTAAATATATTCGATCGGTTGAAAAAGCCTTCTCGAATAAGAGAATATCTAGTGGAAAAAGAGATGAATTGCTTTTAGATGCTTTCAGGAGTGATTTAACTTTCAATTTCAATGATGGCTTATAA
- a CDS encoding helix-turn-helix domain-containing protein: MKKIGQRLQGLRESKGLSQSDLANYLGISQPLLSQIEAGNRNLNLSLLDKLCALYGCTDSYILCKDDEYNAVNFSFRSKNAAREDLDCISSVHKIVLNMRFLNEIDEDDESEE, encoded by the coding sequence ATGAAAAAAATAGGACAACGTTTACAAGGATTAAGAGAATCAAAAGGATTGTCTCAATCTGACTTGGCTAACTATTTAGGTATTTCACAGCCACTCCTATCCCAGATAGAAGCTGGAAACAGAAACCTGAACCTGTCATTGCTGGATAAGCTTTGTGCATTATACGGATGCACCGATTCCTATATTCTTTGTAAAGATGACGAATATAATGCAGTAAACTTTTCCTTTAGATCAAAGAATGCTGCAAGGGAAGATTTGGATTGCATTTCTTCAGTACATAAGATTGTCTTGAACATGCGTTTTTTAAACGAAATAGACGAAGATGATGAGTCTGAAGAATAA